In one Leptolyngbyaceae cyanobacterium genomic region, the following are encoded:
- the recG gene encoding ATP-dependent DNA helicase RecG, with protein MNNLSVKSNLQKMLDITTIDAKKLAQLGLNTIADLLYYFPREHLSILRTRISEAHTGEYVTIAGKIVNHVIFNSRKKPELTLQKWIIRDKTGRITCTQFYNHSYYRSQQWRTEQYKLYNPGAIVLVTGKVKQDSYGLTINNPTIKVVSLADAKASTNSITPIYRLTKGVTNELIRHCTEAAIAQAEVLLDPLPIKLRSRFELIDLAQAIAHIHFPPNSDRLEKARRRLAFDEFFYLQLGLLQRRYSLQQQPGYPLIATRKLLNQFYQRLPFTLTQAQQRVIDEILSDLEQSTPMNRLVQGDVGAGKTVVAAVAMLAAIESGYQVALMAPTEVLAQQHFRKISAWLEPLGIPVALMTGSTSTRERRCILQELESGKLPLLVGTHALIQNPVKFKHLGLAVIDEQHRFGVSQRIRLSQKGITPHLLTMTATPIPRTLALTLHGDLDISLLDELPPGRQPIETKLLTERTRNKAYRLIDREVEQGRQAYIILPLVEASEKLDLKAAIEEHQHLSENIFPHIEVGLLHGRMSSGEKETAIARFRNQQTKILVSTTVIEVGVDVPNATVMLIEHAERFGLSQLHQLRGRVGRGNYKSYCLLVSDSKSDDAKTRLKVMETSQDGFFLAEMDLRLRGPGQVLGTKQAGLPEFALADLVKDQALLEQARKAAQMVMRKDPTLKRWPELWQELSRRQRFDNLDALATLN; from the coding sequence ATGAACAACCTTTCAGTCAAATCTAACTTACAAAAAATGCTTGATATAACCACTATCGATGCTAAAAAACTAGCGCAATTAGGACTGAATACGATTGCCGATTTGCTCTACTATTTTCCTAGAGAGCATTTATCAATATTACGCACTCGCATTAGCGAAGCTCACACGGGAGAATACGTTACTATCGCTGGTAAAATAGTCAACCACGTCATCTTTAACAGCCGTAAAAAACCAGAATTAACCTTGCAAAAATGGATTATTCGAGATAAGACAGGCCGAATTACCTGCACCCAATTCTACAATCATAGCTATTACCGCTCGCAACAATGGCGAACCGAACAATACAAACTTTACAATCCAGGTGCGATCGTATTAGTAACTGGCAAAGTCAAACAAGATAGTTATGGACTAACCATCAATAACCCTACTATCAAAGTAGTGAGTTTGGCAGATGCTAAAGCTAGCACCAATTCAATCACACCCATCTATCGGTTAACCAAAGGCGTCACAAATGAGTTAATTCGGCATTGTACAGAAGCGGCGATCGCACAAGCTGAAGTATTGCTAGATCCGCTTCCCATTAAACTGCGTTCTCGTTTTGAACTGATAGATCTGGCACAAGCGATCGCACACATCCATTTTCCCCCAAATAGCGATCGCTTGGAAAAAGCTCGGCGGAGATTGGCATTTGATGAATTCTTTTATCTACAACTAGGACTGTTGCAGCGCCGATACTCCTTACAACAACAGCCAGGGTATCCGCTGATAGCCACTCGAAAACTGCTCAACCAGTTCTACCAAAGGCTACCGTTTACCCTCACCCAAGCACAGCAGCGGGTAATTGATGAAATTCTATCCGATTTGGAGCAGTCTACTCCAATGAATCGGCTAGTCCAGGGAGACGTGGGTGCTGGTAAAACAGTAGTCGCCGCAGTTGCGATGCTAGCGGCAATTGAGTCTGGCTACCAAGTGGCACTGATGGCACCGACGGAAGTGCTGGCACAGCAACACTTTCGTAAAATATCAGCATGGCTTGAACCGTTGGGAATCCCAGTTGCACTAATGACGGGTTCCACTTCAACTAGAGAACGTCGGTGCATTCTGCAAGAACTAGAATCGGGAAAACTTCCCTTGCTAGTTGGTACTCACGCTTTGATCCAAAATCCAGTCAAATTTAAGCACCTGGGGTTAGCGGTGATTGACGAACAACATCGATTTGGAGTCTCTCAGCGAATTAGATTATCCCAAAAAGGCATTACTCCCCATTTGCTAACGATGACGGCGACTCCCATTCCTCGCACTCTAGCATTAACTTTGCATGGAGATTTAGATATTAGTTTGCTCGACGAACTACCACCGGGGAGACAACCAATAGAAACTAAACTACTGACCGAGCGAACGCGAAATAAAGCTTACCGTTTAATCGATCGAGAAGTAGAGCAAGGTCGTCAGGCATACATTATTCTGCCATTGGTCGAAGCTTCAGAAAAGCTGGACTTGAAAGCTGCGATTGAGGAACACCAACACTTAAGTGAAAATATCTTTCCTCATATCGAGGTAGGATTATTGCACGGTCGTATGAGTTCAGGCGAAAAAGAAACTGCGATCGCTCGTTTTCGCAATCAGCAAACGAAGATTTTGGTTTCAACTACAGTGATTGAAGTAGGTGTTGATGTCCCGAATGCCACTGTTATGTTAATCGAACACGCCGAACGATTTGGCCTATCGCAATTACATCAACTGCGGGGTCGAGTTGGCAGAGGTAACTACAAATCTTATTGCCTGCTGGTGAGCGATTCAAAATCTGACGATGCTAAAACTCGGCTGAAGGTAATGGAGACTTCGCAAGATGGTTTTTTCCTTGCAGAGATGGATTTACGTTTGCGAGGCCCAGGTCAAGTGTTAGGAACTAAGCAAGCGGGATTACCTGAATTTGCTTTAGCTGATTTAGTGAAAGACCAAGCACTGCTGGAACAAGCGAGAAAAGCTGCACAGATGGTAATGAGGAAAGACCCTACCTTAAAGCGATGGCCTGAACTTTGGCAGGAACTGTCCCGCAGACAGCGGTTTGACAACCTAGATGCTCTGGCCACGCTCAACTAA
- a CDS encoding relaxase/mobilization nuclease domain-containing protein gives MIGKQIKGKGFRGCLDYVLGKKGAYIIGGSMCGQTAETLSIEFAITRQLKPHLKIAVFHATLSVDAKEKLDSDAENDRRWCSVADDYMKAIGFDNNQYVVAKHTDTEHDHIHIVGSRIRFDGTVVDDSWDYYKSQEVIRALEAKYSLETIAPSWESEKRAQTTAEYRKNRNSGQKSVRVQLQSLIDECVASPSTMPELIERLQSEGVEVQIRMTRTGCIKGISYQLNDIAFNGTQLGKAYTFHGLQKYRGISYDSEDNELLKMLTQQQEVIADSHELLTGKSLPETNRDTDATTVDLITSDTFNNDDNSNLSNFNQTVRSLSLQPKPNLYKPTEQPIEAKVEQSSQTDTIIAIALDALIAVESNRQTLGQYQILWNQSQLTLSISSIDRDEILKAAFAADGTYQLNACQITELDIENFQAFGKQQQQRQIQLELD, from the coding sequence ATGATCGGTAAACAAATCAAAGGTAAAGGATTTCGAGGCTGTCTCGATTACGTACTTGGCAAAAAAGGCGCTTACATAATCGGTGGTAGTATGTGCGGACAAACTGCTGAAACACTTAGTATCGAATTTGCCATTACCAGACAACTTAAACCACATCTCAAAATAGCAGTATTCCATGCCACTTTGTCAGTAGACGCCAAAGAAAAACTCGATTCAGATGCAGAAAACGATCGACGTTGGTGTAGTGTAGCAGACGACTACATGAAAGCAATAGGATTTGATAATAACCAATATGTTGTAGCCAAACACACCGACACCGAACACGACCACATCCATATTGTAGGCAGTCGCATTCGCTTTGATGGGACAGTAGTAGATGATAGCTGGGACTATTACAAAAGCCAAGAAGTAATTCGAGCGCTAGAAGCTAAGTACAGTTTAGAAACTATAGCACCCAGTTGGGAATCAGAAAAACGAGCGCAGACAACAGCAGAATATCGGAAAAATCGCAACAGCGGACAAAAGAGCGTGCGCGTGCAATTGCAATCCTTAATAGATGAGTGCGTTGCCTCCCCATCGACGATGCCAGAATTGATAGAACGATTGCAGTCTGAAGGTGTAGAAGTACAAATTAGAATGACAAGAACTGGCTGCATTAAAGGCATTTCTTACCAACTAAATGACATAGCTTTTAATGGCACTCAATTGGGTAAAGCATATACTTTTCACGGATTGCAGAAATATCGAGGTATTAGCTATGACTCAGAAGATAACGAGCTTCTGAAAATGCTAACGCAACAACAAGAAGTAATAGCTGATTCGCACGAACTTCTGACGGGCAAATCTTTACCCGAAACAAACAGGGACACAGATGCCACTACAGTAGATTTGATTACGTCAGATACATTTAATAATGATGATAATAGTAACTTATCAAACTTTAACCAGACAGTGCGATCGCTTTCTCTACAGCCTAAGCCAAATCTTTATAAACCTACTGAACAACCCATCGAAGCTAAAGTTGAACAGAGCAGTCAAACAGATACGATAATTGCGATTGCTTTAGATGCTTTAATTGCTGTCGAATCAAATCGTCAAACACTCGGTCAATACCAAATTCTATGGAATCAATCTCAACTAACGCTCTCAATTAGCTCCATTGATAGGGATGAAATTCTTAAAGCTGCTTTTGCTGCCGATGGAACCTATCAGTTAAACGCTTGCCAAATTACCGAACTAGATATAGAGAACTTCCAAGCTTTTGGGAAGCAACAGCAACAACGACAAATTCAGTTAGAACTAGATTAA
- the mobC gene encoding plasmid mobilization relaxosome protein MobC encodes MKLKNNCHTKYKEILSKRFELRLTDVEYEQIETLAQEVNLSMSEFVRRTVARRAMPRPLAAFDLKAYQVLCQINIELRQAGNNLNQIAKACNTSVMLGEPVAVNRSLLQNIQQLLKENQTLIQTIAAQIAQSTQI; translated from the coding sequence ATGAAACTGAAAAACAATTGCCATACTAAATATAAAGAAATATTGTCAAAAAGGTTTGAATTGAGATTAACTGACGTGGAGTACGAACAAATCGAAACTTTAGCCCAAGAAGTTAATCTAAGCATGAGCGAATTTGTCCGTCGTACTGTAGCGAGACGAGCAATGCCCCGTCCCCTAGCAGCATTCGACCTCAAAGCCTACCAAGTTTTATGTCAAATTAATATCGAACTACGCCAAGCTGGTAACAACCTCAATCAAATTGCCAAAGCTTGTAACACTTCCGTCATGCTAGGAGAGCCAGTAGCAGTGAATCGCTCGCTATTACAAAACATTCAACAACTACTCAAAGAAAATCAAACTTTAATTCAAACTATTGCAGCCCAAATCGCTCAATCAACACAAATATAA